The Pseudomonas sp. Marseille-Q3773 DNA window TGGGATCAGACCAACTGGCAGAGCCTCTGCAAGCTTTGCCACGACTCCGTCAAGCAGGCCGAGGAGGCGGCGGGGCTGGGTGGCTGAGGCGTCAGCGGATCGTCGAGACCCGCGCACGGCGACGTAGAGGCACGCCAGTGACGTGCCGCGAAAGGGGTAGGGGGTCAAAAGCTTGGAATTCTCATCTAGCTAGACCGCCACCGACCCCACGTAGACATTTTTCTCCCCCCTAAAGGTTTTTGTTAATGGTGTTAACAGACAAACAGCGACAGTTTGTTGACGCTAAGGCCCGGGGTGCGTCCAACAAAGAAGCTGCGGAAGCCGCGGGCAGCAAGCCCTCAACGGCTGCTGCAGCTGGTTCGCGCTGGGCCAATGATCCGAAGATCGCAGCGGCGATTCTGGCTCGCAGAGCAGAGCTCAGTGTTAACCCTGAGCCGAAAAAACGCCGCCGCACTGTGAAGGCCGATGAAGCCAATGTAGACCCCGTCGAGATCAACGAGGCCGACGGCGAGTTCCTTAGTTGCCTGCCTTCTACTGATGATCCACTGGTGTGGCTGCTCGCGCTGATGAACGAGCCCCGGGCGAAAGTCTTCGACCGGAGCAACGCCGCGCAGACCGCCGTGCCATATATCCACGGGAAGAAGGCTGAGGCGGGCAAGAAAGAGCAGAAGGCGGAGGCTGCGAAAGAGGCCGGCAAGGGCAAGTACTCCCGAGGCAAGCCGCCCCTCACTGTCGTAAAGGGGTGACGCATGCTTTGGACCACGGCCTGCCCTGACTGGTGGCGGCGCCTGGCTGCCAGCGAATCCATCATCCCTGAACCGCTCTTTCCCCAGGAAGCAGAAGAGAGCTTGGAGGTATTCAAGGGGCTTCGCATTGTCGATGCCCCGGGCAGCCCGACTATTGAAAGCGCTTGCGCCCCCTGGGTGCTGGCTTTCGCAGGGGCTGTGTTCGGCAGTTACAACAGCGAGACCGGTGAACGGCTGATTCGGGAGTTCATGCTCTGCATCCCGAAAAAGAATTCATAGATTGATTCTACGGCGTTCAGAGCAGTTCTAAGCGGTCAAGAGAACTCCCTTAACTACTTGAATCTACGGGAATATTCGCAATATCTAAGTTTTCCGAGGTTCCAGATGGTTCGCCTAAAGCGCTGAAAATTTGGGGGTACATTTGGGGGTATCTCTTCGGGACCTCACAGTATGTAAGTCGTGTACCCCCAATACAGCACCCTTACCATACGAAACAGAGCGTTACAGCTATGAACCTTACAGACGTCAAGCTTCGGCACGTCAAGGCTGACGGCACCCGCCGTAAGCTTTCAGATGGGCGAGGACTGTACTTACTTGTTACGCCTACCGGCGGGCGCTACTGGCGGTGGAAGTATCGGTTCGGTGGACGAGAGAAGCTGATGGCGCTTGGGGTCTATCCTGAGGTGTCCCTGGCGGCCGCTCGTAATCTCCATCGCGATGCTCGCTTGGTTCTGGCGAACGGTATCGATCCGGTCGCTGCCAAGCGTAAGACAAAAGAGAGTTTGCCGTCGTTTGTGACTTTCAAGCAGGCCGCGCAGCTTTGGCATGATCACTGGGCACCTCAGAAGAAGGCCGCTTTCGCCAAAATTGTCTGGGGTCGCTTGGAAAACGACGTGTTCCCGGAGATCGGCCGGCAACCGGTTAAGGACATCCCGCCTTCAACGTTTCGAGACATGCTAAAGCGCATTGAAGACAGAGCGCCGACCGTATCGCGGAAAATCTTCGGGTACTGCGGTCAAATCATGCGGTACGCCGTGGCTCATGACCTGGCCGACCGCAACACGGTTTCTGAACTCCAGGGCAGTGACTTCCTGCGTGAGCATAGAACTCGGAATCATGCGAGAGTGGATGAAAAGGGCCTCCCTGCGCTGCTTTATGCGATAGATCATTACCCGAGCGAGGTGACTAGGTTGGCTATGCGTATGCTCGCCCTGACATTCGTCCGGGTTGGCGAAATGCTTGGGGCTACCTGGTCTGAGTTTGATCTGGATAGTGCTCGATGGGTGATTCCTTCTGAACGTATGAAAATGGGGTCATCCCATATAGTCCCTCTTTCTACTCAAGCAATCGAAGTTATCAAGCGCCTAAAGCAACTAACTTACGGGGGAGAGTATCTATTCCCCGGCAGAGCAGGGCACAAGACTACTATGAGTCGAGCTGCCATCTTGATGGCTCTGAAAAGTATGGGATACCGAAATTCAATGACCTCGCACGGTTTTCGTGGGGTGGCTTCGACTATCTTGCATGAACAGGGATATGATCATGAACACATAGAGACCCAGCTTGCCCATCTATCAAGAGGTAAAGTGAGTTCTGCATATAATCATGCGCTTTACATCAAGCCTCGCATCGCAATGATGCAAAACTGGGCCGATTACTTAGATTCAAGGCGGGAAAGCTACAAACCTCCAGCCTGAGTTGAGTTTTCCCTTTCAAGCCCTGTTCAAACAGGGCTTTTTATTTGGAGAGAAGAATGGTTGTTCTACTGAAGTTAGATCAAGTCAAAAGCCGCACCGGCTTGAGCAAGACCGCTATATACACTGATATTTCGTTCCCTCAGCCCGTGAAGATTGGCCTTCGCTCTGTGGCGTGGGTGGAGGCCGAGGTTGAAGCGTGGATTGCCGGGCGGATGGCTGAGCGAGACTCAGGACGATGCGCGTAGGGCTCGAGGCCCCCAGTCGTGCCCTTTTTCTTCAGTGGTGCCCATGTATAAGGTTGGGCACCACTGAGGGCACAAGGGCATGACTGGTGAATCTTCCTGTTGCCATTAGCTCTCGTAGCGGCTATCGTTCTCACGTCGTTGCAAAATCAGCGACCGGGTTTGGCGACCCGAGCACATACAGGCGCACAGGCGCCCACTCTAAGATTGCAGGCGCTTTTTTTGTGCCCGCACATCCTGTTTATGGTGGCTGTGCGTGGGAGACCTTCGGGTCTGCCGGG harbors:
- a CDS encoding tyrosine-type recombinase/integrase, whose amino-acid sequence is MNLTDVKLRHVKADGTRRKLSDGRGLYLLVTPTGGRYWRWKYRFGGREKLMALGVYPEVSLAAARNLHRDARLVLANGIDPVAAKRKTKESLPSFVTFKQAAQLWHDHWAPQKKAAFAKIVWGRLENDVFPEIGRQPVKDIPPSTFRDMLKRIEDRAPTVSRKIFGYCGQIMRYAVAHDLADRNTVSELQGSDFLREHRTRNHARVDEKGLPALLYAIDHYPSEVTRLAMRMLALTFVRVGEMLGATWSEFDLDSARWVIPSERMKMGSSHIVPLSTQAIEVIKRLKQLTYGGEYLFPGRAGHKTTMSRAAILMALKSMGYRNSMTSHGFRGVASTILHEQGYDHEHIETQLAHLSRGKVSSAYNHALYIKPRIAMMQNWADYLDSRRESYKPPA
- a CDS encoding terminase small subunit; this encodes MVLTDKQRQFVDAKARGASNKEAAEAAGSKPSTAAAAGSRWANDPKIAAAILARRAELSVNPEPKKRRRTVKADEANVDPVEINEADGEFLSCLPSTDDPLVWLLALMNEPRAKVFDRSNAAQTAVPYIHGKKAEAGKKEQKAEAAKEAGKGKYSRGKPPLTVVKG
- a CDS encoding AlpA family phage regulatory protein, yielding MVVLLKLDQVKSRTGLSKTAIYTDISFPQPVKIGLRSVAWVEAEVEAWIAGRMAERDSGRCA